The genome window CATGATATTCGCATAATCGCCATGACGCCCCACCATCCGTTTCTTCAGGCTGGAAAGTCTGTTGAGGTATTGCTCAATATCCTGAACTTCATCCGCAGTCAGATTCCGGGAAGGCTGGAGACTGCTTATTTCGAGAAAGCCATCGTCGCTGTCCATCCGATCTACCGTCGATATTGATATAACTTCGTCCACCTCCGGAAGTTCTTCCAGAGCTCGGCTTGCATCCCACAGAGATGCCAGCAGTTTCTCATCAAAAACCGATTTCCCCGGTAACCCAAACGCAATGAAACCCATATCGGTACTACCGAACTCATCCCTCACATTTTCCCAGGTAATACGGGCTTCGGTATTTTGCGGGAGCAGTTTCATTATGTCTTCGTCAAAAACGAAATGGGGCAGTTTTTCCGCGAAACGATCGTAAGATGAGGGGAAGACCTGGGCGAGCGTCTCATCAGGCAAAACCCATTCTCCCACCCATTTAAAAACCAACAGGAGGTTGCCACTCAAGCCCGTAATCAGAATAAGAGATAATAGTACCATTACCCGGATGGTCCGCTTGGAATGCTCCATACTCTGCCGGATAAACCACGCTTTAATGCGATCACTCATTCTCAATCTACCTCTCTTGCTCTGCTCGGTGTGATCTCGCTGCACGGACACCGTCCTCCGTGAAGAGACCTTCCACAATCATGCTTACGAAGGTCTTTACCGTATCCACCGGTGCTAGATTATTATTAATGAAGAATTCAGGCTGAAATGTCGAGTTAACCATATTCATATAGAGTGTCGCTGCCACTTGGACGTCAATATCTGCTCTCAAAAAACCTTGCTCCTGAGCTTCTGACAGAATAGTACAAAAATTGTCTCTTCTTGCGAGACGGAACTCTTCGACCTTGCGCCAAATTGATGGATAGCGACTCTTCAACTCCAGAATCCTTTCTATCTGAAATCGCCTCATCTGGTCGGGAATGATATCCATAACTCTATTGAACTTCACAACCGCATTCTCATCAGAGGAGATGACATCTTGGAATTTCGCTTCGATTCTACGCGTTACAAAACTTATTGTCTTTTCCAACAGTGTCTCTTTAGTCGGGAAGAACTTATAGATAGTCTTCTTACTCATGTGGAGTCGAGCAGCCAGAGACTCAACTGTAAAGGATCGGATTCCCGCCTGTGTCAGGGTGTCAAACCCTTCTTTTAAAATCTGTTCTTCAACTGGTGAAATTCTATTCGTCATAGGAAACGATTATCGTTTATTTCGTTTCCAAGTTACCACTTATAGATTACCAAGGCAAGGATAATTTGCTTCTTTTTGCTCCTCCGTGCCCACCGTAACTTACCCCAATGGTACAGCGGCGGAAATTCCGGAATATCCTCTCTCATATCTCCTCCTTCGAACTGATCCAGCCCGACAACGACAATCGGATGACAAACGAAGAGCTCTACTTAGACCTGACTGCCAGCCGAGGAACGTCCCTCTTTCTTGGCCAGTACAGTAGTAAAGGTATTCTCTTTATTCTTCAGGGACTCGGGATTCTGTCCCGTCTGGAGAAGTTTGGCCTCGATA of Candidatus Neomarinimicrobiota bacterium contains these proteins:
- a CDS encoding TetR/AcrR family transcriptional regulator, translating into MTNRISPVEEQILKEGFDTLTQAGIRSFTVESLAARLHMSKKTIYKFFPTKETLLEKTISFVTRRIEAKFQDVISSDENAVVKFNRVMDIIPDQMRRFQIERILELKSRYPSIWRKVEEFRLARRDNFCTILSEAQEQGFLRADIDVQVAATLYMNMVNSTFQPEFFINNNLAPVDTVKTFVSMIVEGLFTEDGVRAARSHRAEQER